The DNA sequence TGATAACTTCTTTAAGAAATCGAAAAACAACCTCTTTGCAAATAATCTCGAATCCAAGTTATGGTATAGCCAACTCCCTGGGACGCGGGAAGGTGAGCGTTCCATTGATCCTCTAGATCCTTTGTTAAAATCGTATTTAGAAATTCCGGCACCATAATAGAGTGGTTAATTGCTGCCTAAAGCCTTGAATAGAATGTTTGCTTATGtttttgtcacgccccgactttcgagcccgcgacattcctaccaaatcgccacgaggtcacgaagaaTAACGTCCCAagcgcgttatcgacctattcactatatacgcatgcgaaaacggtttactcccaaataacatataaacaaacattgatagcatagcaggagatacataccaagacAAATAATCAAAAAGTAACATATGCAGTTACACGacagcagatgagtcttaaccctactcGAGCTacgaaatatatacaaccccatacttcggggtggttcactaagacctcaaaaaatTATCGGGtcaataaggttaacttctcatctactccaaaagactaccctcataacttGGCATTGGTATCCATAAAGCtccatatacaaccccatacttcggggcggttcactaagacctcaaaagattatcgggtcaataaggttaacttctcatctactccaaaagactaccctcataacttggccttggtatccaTAAAGTTCCATCACTTGGGATATGAAAATAGTTCCCACAacagggtgagatataaatctcagtgaatcaagcctaacctcggttaggacaccgattcacctataacatcctaaacacgaggattataaaatcacgatataaacatatatctcgcaatcatatcacatgacaataatcatccacatgcatacttactaGCCTTCACCACACATAATGCAAGTGCTTGACTCAACTCAACAatcacatcggacaaccaactGAACAAAGCATcgcactcacaagtatgcactggataccacacaagtccatttattaacgatgatcacgCTCTTGGCGCCACAGTAATGAGGATCCACGtgatcggcgtgatcgactctcacaattaatgcgatcccgcactcttccggtaggaccgggctacgttccttttccctctcggcatcggctactacaagcggtgtatccaatGCACCATGCATGGCACGACAAGTAGGCATctctatacggggcttcggtccatcacgagctgcgaccggcatccgataatcccttaaaaccgtacgtatcATACGAGGCTTAAATTATCGTGCTCCCggcaagtcgtgtgattccataaaaatggtacggtgtatactatgtgtacagtacgaacttgccaggaaaacccataatcgttccttcatatgaccatacagtacacccgacacatcaattaatttattctctttgatttaggccggatgcttacacaaacgtgctcaaagactcggcccaaaaccattttcatgctaaaatatgtctttgatcttgcacacggtcatatgcatatgcagactaccaaatagacgcTGCAAAgacacacgggacaattaacTCTCAAAGGAACGTCAATTCACTTAGCGAGCATTCAatgtactcaaatcaacatttcaacgaggcgatccgcccaaacaaagtcatcaattcaacacgtacgtaccatacgaggcatgaattatcgtgcttacggcaagtcgtgtggttccataaaaatggtacggtgtgtactatgtgtatagtacgaacttgccaggaaaacccatcatcgttccttcatatgaccgtATAgtacacccgacacatcaatcaatttattctctttgatttaggccggatgctcacacaaacgtgctcaaagactcggcccaaggccattttcatgctaaaatatgtctttgatcttgcacacggtcatatgcatatgcagactaccgaaTAGACGCCGCAAAgacacacgggacaattaacTCCCAAACGAACgtcaattcactcaacgagcattcaaggtactcaaatcaacatttcaatgAGACAATCCgtccaaacaaagtcatcaattcaacacgaataaaccaattcgattaggccacataaaggctcaatttcgtgccgtaGTCATTGATTAGCCAGTTTGATTTATAATCGTCAATCAATCGCtcatccttaacctatcgctcactTGCGATCAAATTACAACATACGGTCAAATTCGTCTAAcctcaattagccacagacaattctaatttaatcgattatggccatttaccctaaaccgggtttctaactaatccgaccataatcaaatctacctaaatgccaTATCAACTAGCTAACTAATCTTAGGCGCAATTAGCACCATAatcaaggattagggtcaactcacaaatttaattagctcgggcggtctcaactcgagcggcggaaacacgaactcggcccggcccgacgacgacgactcgcGGCCCGACTTAAACTCTGGGCTTCCAATTCGATCAAAGTTGGCCCGAAGACTCGACGACACTCCGGGATAGTGGCATGGGACCCGAGGTAGCGGTTGGCGATCGCTGGTGGTCGGAACAATGGTTGGCCGGCGGTAAACGGTGCTTGGGCAGaggaaaaacaggggaaaaacGGTGAGCGTCGGGGCTGTTTTGGGGTGGTTCGGGTGGGCCAAGGGCTTGGGAAAGGTTCGGCCAAGGTCGGGGGTCTCCGTGGGAGCTGCTGGCAGCAGCAAAGGCAGCGGCAGACGGCCGAAGGTGGCCAAACGGTGACCGGCAGAGCGGGTGTAGAAAACGGGGGATTCGCGTCGGAGCAGGGGAGGTCTGATTGTGGTGGTTTTTGGACTCTACGGGCGGCGGCTGGCCTCTGATGGCTTTGGGGGACGGTGAGGGGTCGAAGGTCGTCGCTGGGGGTCGTTTGGGGTGGCCGGAGTTGGGCGAAGGAGGCCGGAATAGACGCAAAACGGTGGCTCGGCGAAAACAGAGCGGGGGTGTCTTCGGGTCTGATCTGGAGCCGTCCGGCAACTCCGCGGCGGCACATGGTGGTGGGACGGCGTCTGGAGGTTGATGGGAAGATgatgtggtggtgggtggtggtggaaGGCGGCCGCAAGGGCTGGTGCAGCTCGGAATGCCTACGAGGCTGAAACAGGGCGAGACGGGCGGGAGGGGTTGTTGCACGGTCTTCCGGTGGTCTGCGGCGACCGGAGGGGCTGTTGGGCGACGGGCTTTGGCGGACAGAGGAGGCTGGAGGTGGATGGTGGTGGCTCGGGGCTGGTggtcgcacaacacaagaacgAGAAGAGGAGATGGGCGTGAGGGGGAGGGCTGGTCGCATAGTGAACAGGGAAGGGGGAAGACCAacgggagagagggagagagagaaggggaggagagagatggCTGAGTTGACTGGTGGGTGGCAGATTTGACCGAGGTGGAGCCCACCAGTCCACTCACCATTAAAACTCTTGTCTCACATGCATTATTGGGGGGCAAAATGATAATATGATAAATCGGGACTAaacggatttttggctcaaccgattgagaataaaatttagattttcacaGGCTAGGTTTTGTCCGGAAAAAggttaggcgcgaggattaaaaatcctaagtcgcgatgactacgatttcgagacccaatcgaaatcaaacgacatttcgggactcgtccaaaattcATCACTTTCTTCCTTGCAATCggaaatttgcaccgactaaaattcaattctcttcctttttattgaattcgggcaaattacaaaatcggaatttcccgggcgtcacagtTTTTATCTCTCTGCCTTGATGCATCTTCATGATGATTGGATGTATTGGGGTACGTTTACGTATAACAGTAAAACTGGTTTGGCAGGGCATTGAGGACATATAATCTTCGTCCTCTTGCGGTTTTTACTTGCAAACACAATTTGGGTCTGAAGAGATTATTACCAAAAGTGGCTGAACAAAAAACTCTGACGTCCAACGCCCTTTGTTCTTATGTCTGTAACTTTaagaacttcatttttcttggcATGGGCATCTTCAACTTGATCTGGGGAATAAAGTGGAAACGACGAGGCCAATTCTCATTGATTCGTACggaggaattaaaataaaacgaGCTTGGAAAAGCACGTAAACACGGTCACCATTTAGATAAAATATCCGTGATCGCATTTGACGACTCAGTTAGTACTACACGGAGAGATATATTTTCGAGCTAATTTGGTTAAGATTAAACGTGAAGAACATTCCTGAATATTTCAAGAAGATTTTAACCGTTTCTGTTAAATGCAAATACAAGAAGGCAACAATCACAAGCAGGCCCTGGAGACGACAGCAAACCATCCCTAAGTGATCTTTTAGGAATGGATCCGGcacacgtccttaataaaacAGTCGCCAATCCTTTTTGGAGGCTAACGAGCTGTGTGCTGTCGCTAGTACCATGCTGGGGCACTTTTTCTGCTCTTGGGACGGTTTTGTCAGCCGACGGTTTGTAGTTTCCTTCGTAGTGTCTCCTAGTGATTTGCTACAATGAGAGAGCAAATCCTTCATTTGGTTGTACTACCCATTACAATACTTTTCCATAGACGGTTCACTTAGGAAAATGATGGACTTACCAATTCACGAGCTTCCGTCAGTAGTCGGTCACTTCGTGATTGAGGAAAGTTCGCATTCATTGAAAGTCATTAATGCGGCAACTTGGGAATATTCAAAGAATGAAGACCTTCAACTAACTATCTTATCTTTCATGTTTTTTAAGGTCTAGTAAATGTTGTTGAAGTTCGAGTCTCTAAGTATTTAATGTCATTTTCTAAATTCTAGGACTTTACTACTTTTATGGTTCCTATGTCCTTAATTGTTTAGTCTCTTTCCTAAGAAAGTCACCTACACTTGAAGGGCTGTTCCATGCTCGCCTATATAAGCAACTAGGATGAATGTAAAGGCATACTTGATTATTTGATAAACCATTGCCTTTGGCTTGAGAATAAGGAGTTGCTCTTATTTTACTCTTATCCCTTAGGTGGATTCCTATGGGTGGCATGCATTCAATCTTGTTATATTCTCATTTTATGTTACCTCCTatctctctactctctctctcccggcGTCAAACTTGGATaatagtaaaagaaaatttagattttaaGCTAGATGTGGAAAGAAATAATGAACTCTCCAGCTACAAAATGCTCATACAGATTCAAATCTGCAAGCTTCCCTCATTAAAGATTATATCATGATAAGAGGATTTGGTGGATAAGAaagggaggaaaagaaaaggaagggaagCTTTTATGGCAACCTCACTATGGCCTTCATTGACCATGACATGAAGAGGAAATCCACTGGCTACCATAAAAGGTGGTTTGAGTACATGGGAACCTAATTAAAGTTGGGTTTTCTCAGATTCCTGGCTAATTGCACCTCCTTAGCCCATGATGTTCTTGCCTTATGAAGGGATCAATCAGACATTAGTTGGAGCTTCGGATCAAACTTGTGTCCAAGTTATTAATTCCAACTggcaaaaaggacaaaagaagaagTAGTCGTTGACGGGAAATACGCTTCAAAGTCTCAATTTGGTGCAGCGTGGAGCGCATGCACCACCTCTCTTCCATAACGTTCGTGCACAAGTGAAAGCCATAACGTATCAATCGAGATGCAAAACACATCCTGCCAAATTCGGTTGAGAGTTAGCCCAGGAAAAGATGACATATCGACgtacttttttattctttttcctgcGATACTCCCCGCGGAATCGGCATAATCCATCGCGGTTCTTGTGCAGATGGGTGCGACGATGCCCTAAAATGCATTTGGCCACTGAAAACAGCTGGATCTCATGCAGGTTTCCATGTGATCTTCCGGTGTAGATGCCTTTGAGCACTCGTATCACGCTCATTAAATGCTTGTTCGATATTCGATACATACTTGACCGGTCTCGCTTCTTCGGTCTAGGGCCAAAACCGGAAGCCTAGTAATGTCAAGCTTCCCTATATAATCCATTAATCCTGACCTTTGAATCTGTCACCACCTCATCTTACTTCCTAATTTTCTTTGCCTGCTCTATCTCTCCGTTTCTCTTTGTGTGAGaaagagggaagaggaggaaatGGCTCATCGAAGGCTCCAGAACTACATTGACACCTTGAAGAACGAGGTGATCGCTGCTATAACTTTATCTCCATAGCGTCCGTCTTTTCTGCTATATCAATCGTCTGCTCGTTGAGATTTGACATCGTTTGCCTCACAAAGGAGCGatcgtccttttcttttcctgtaCAACGAGCAAGCCCACTTTAAGCTGATAAACATGAGCTTTTGATATGAGAGTTGACAGTTGGCCTCGCCATTTTTACTATCTGTCTAGGGCATCATGGATGGAGAGTATGAGGAGAGCAGGAGAGTACAGAGTGGATCAAATCTTCCAAATTTCATGATGGATCTCATCAACTCTTTCTTGCGTGACGGCGACAACAGCATGAGAGAACTGGCCGACCTTCtgtaaacttcaattttttcgaCTTCGACGGCTGCAtgctttgagatttttttttttttttcttgtctggTTCTTTGGTTGCCGATAATCCGTGGGTGTATTTGATCATTTTCAGGAGTTCAAGAAACGTGGATTTTGCTAAAGTCACTAGAGCTGCTCACCTGATCAAAGGAGGTGGCAACAGGTAGACAAACAATAACTTTCATTTCCAGAAAGTTCATTTCTTGACATGAGACGTTTAACATCTTCAAGAGTAGAACATTTCCAAGCACTTGTGTTCGAAGTTTTCCCCTTTTAGTCACATGTTCGTAGCATACTGCATTAGGGAAGTTCAGATACTTGTAATTAACTGCGAAGATAAATCTTGTTTGAATTATGCACTTTGTGATTCGCCCGAAATGGA is a window from the Rhodamnia argentea isolate NSW1041297 chromosome 8, ASM2092103v1, whole genome shotgun sequence genome containing:
- the LOC115735371 gene encoding histidine-containing phosphotransfer protein 5-like, coding for MAHRRLQNYIDTLKNEGIMDGEYEESRRVQSGSNLPNFMMDLINSFLRDGDNSMRELADLLSSRNVDFAKVTRAAHLIKGGGNSLGGCRVVAAARALINASLVEDKQSCETSYEQVVNEYYHFRDKLRTLYQMERAVINNESRRRG